The candidate division TA06 bacterium genome segment CAACGAGCTTACAGCTTTAAGCCTAAGGCTGTAAGCTTTATCACACACGTCCGATCAAATCCCCGGGCGGGGGTGTCACCGGCGGCCAAAGGCCTCAGGTGATCCTGTCCGGTTTCGGGCGGAGGAACAACCAACAAAAAATCAGGAGGATCTTTACTTGGCCAATTACACCATCAAAGACCTGCTGGAGGCCGGAGTCCATTTCGGCCACCAGGCTCCCCGCTGGAACCCCAAGATGAAGAAGTTCATCTTTGATGAGCGCGACGGCATCCACATCATCGACCTGCAGAAGACCATGAAATGCCTGGAGACCTCGCTCAATACCATCAGCAAGCTGGCCGAGCAGGGCGAAGAGTTCATGTTCGTGGGCACCAAGAAACAGGCGGCCGACGTCATCAGGGAAGAGGCTATGCGCTGCCAGATGCACTATGTGGCGGAACGCTGGCTGGGCGGACTGCTGACCAACTTCGCCACCATCCAGAAAAGCATCCGCCGGTTAAAAGATTTGGACAAACTGTCGGAAGCCAATTTTGCCGGATATACCAAAAAGGAGATCCTGGGCCTGGAACGGGAGCAGAAGAAACTGGAGACCGTGCTCTGCGGCGTCAAGGAAATGCACCGGCTGCCGGGTGTGGTTTTCGTGGTGGACTGCAAAAAGGAGAAGCTGGCCATAGCCGAGGCCACCAGGCTGGAAGTGCCAGTGGTGGCCATGGTGGACACCAACGTTGATCCCGACGGTATCACCTATCCCATTCCGGCCAACGACGACGCCCTGCGCTCCATCAAGCTGATCACCGCCCTGGTGGCCGACGCCATCATCGACGGGCGGGCCAGGTTCCAGAAGGAGCAGGAAGCCCATCACCAGTCGGCAGCCGAGGGCAAGGAAGCTCCGGGCGGAGCCGCCGCCCCCAAACGGCATCTTTCGGACCGCCGTCCCCCCAGGCCCCAGACCGGCCGGAGCAATGACGGCCGGGGCGGAGATAACCGGGGCTCGGGCCCCCGCCGTGACGGACAATCCTCCCCCGGCCGCGGGGGAAGCGGACCCAGGACCGGAGGGGCTCATTCACCCAAGCCGGTGGCCCATGCCTCCCACAAGGCCGAAGAGAAGAAATAAGCCCATTTGATCATCAAATCATTCGGGGATGCCCAGCAGGCAATAAAACTAAGATACCGTTGACAGGATTTACAGGATTTTAATTTTAGTTTGTGATCAATCCCGTGAAATCATGTTCATCCTGTCTATCCCCGGGAATACCTAATAGTAATATAATTTCAACAACTCCAATTCAATAATTTCAAATCTGGATATAAAATGTCCTTTACTGCCGAAGACGTAAAAAAGCTCCGGGAAAAGACCGGGGTCGGGATGATGGTCTGCAAGGAGGCCCTCACTTCTTCAAACGGGAACGTAGAAGAGGCCGTGGAATACCTGCGTAAAAAGGGCCTGGCCATGGCCGAAAAGAAAGCCGGCCGGGCCACCGCCGACGGTTTGATCGGGATCGAGATCGCCTCCGACGGTAAGACCGCCGTGATGATAGAAGTCAATTGCGAGACAGATTTCGTGGCCAAGACCGAACAGTTCAAGGGTCTGGTCAAAAGCCTTGCTCAGTGGGCCCTGGGACAGAACAAGGAAACCCTGACCGCCGCCGATCTAGCCCCGGAGCAGCTGGAACAGGTGAAACTGACGGTCGCCAAGGTGGGCGAGAACTGCCAGTTCAAGCGGGGCGAGAAGATCCACAGCCAAACGGGTCTGGTGGAAGGCTACCTGCATCTGGGCAGCAAGCTGGGGGTGCTGGTGGAACTGGACGGAGGCAACTCGCCGGAGGTCAAGGCCCTGGCCCGGGATCTGGCCATGCAGGTGGCGGCCTCTTCTCCCCAGTGGCTTTCCCGCAAGCAGGTTCCGGCCGAGGTGCTGGAAAAGGAAAAGGCCATCTACCAGGAGCAGGTGCGGGGCGCCGGCAAGCCGGAGAACGTGGTTGAAAAGATCGTGAACGGCAAGATAGAAAAATTCTACTCCGAGGTCTGCCTGGTGGAACAGGCTTACGTCAAGGATCCCCAGAAGAGCGTGGAGGCCACGGTCAAGGAAACAGCCGCCAAGGCCGGGGCGGCCCTGGAAGTCAAGCGCTTCATCCGTTTCCGCCTGGGGGAATAACTGCCAAAGACCAGACAGGATTTACATGATTAACCGGATTTTTTACGAAAAAAACACTAATCCGGTCGAAGCCTGAAACAAATTACTCCCCTGGCGTGTTTCCTGCCCCATTTGATGTTCTACCACCCATAACAAGGGGGACCAAAGTTGGAAAAGGCTCTTAAATATCAAAGGATTTTACTGAAGCTTTCCGGAGAGACCCTGGGCGGCGCGGCCGGCCAGGGTCTGGACATTCCCTCGGTGGAACGGATAGCCGGGGAGGTCCTTTCGGTAAAGGAGCTGGGGATATCGGTGGGCGTGGTTATAGGGGGCGGCAACCTGATGCGGGGCGGATGTCTGAAGAACGACAGCATCCCCCGGGTGACCGCCGATAACATCGGGATGCTGGGAACCGTCATCAATTCGCTGGCCCTGCAGAGCATGCTGGAGCATCTGGGATGCCAGACCAGGGTGATGACCGCCGTGGACATGCCCAAATTCGCCGAGCCCTTCATACGGCGGCGGGCCTTGCGCCATCTGGACAAGGGCCGGGTGGTGATAATGGCGGCCGGCACCGGTAACCCATACTTTTCCACCGACACCGCCGCCGCCCTTAGGGCGGTGGAGATCGGAGCCCAGGCAATATTCAAGGGCACCAAGGTGGACGGGGTCTACGACTGCGATCCCTTGAAGAACAATAAGGCCGTGCGATACGATTCACTGAGCTACGAAAAGGTGCTGGCTGACCAGTTGAAGGTGATGGACGCCACCGCGGTTTCGTTATGCCGGGAAAATTCCATGCCCATCATAGTATTCAATCTTAACCACCCCGGGACCCTAAAAAAGATTTTACTGGGGGAAAACCTGGGAACAACAGTTAAGGAGTGACGACATGCTGCAGAAAGTTTATCAGGACCTGGGACACAAAATGGACAAGGCGGCCGAAGTACTAAAGAACGAATTCGCCGGGATCCGCACCGGGCGGGCCAATCCGGCCCTGCTGGACGGGATCAAAGTGCTCTGCTACGGCGCCCTGACCCCCTTGAATCAGGTGGCCGGCATCTCAGTGCCCGAGTCCAGGCTGCTTCTGATCCAGCCCTGGGACAAGAGTGTGCTGGGCGAGATAGAAAAGGCCATCCTCAAGTCGGATCTGGGACTGACACCGGCCAACGACGGCAAGGTGATCCGGCTGCCCATCCCCACCCTGACCGAGGAACGGCGCCACGATCTGGTGAAGGTGGTCAAAAAGATGGCCGAGGAGAGCCGGGTGGCGGTTCGTAACATCCGCCGGGAGTCAAATGAAGAGGTCAAGAAGCTGGAGAAGGACAAGAAGATCTCCGAGGACGAAAGCAAGACCGCCCATGACAAGATCCAGGAGATGACCGACAAGCACATAGCCCAGCTGGAGGAGCTGCTCAAGAAAAAAGAAAAAGAGATAATGGAAGTATAAGACAGCCCAAACAAGGAGAACAAGCAAAATGCCATTTGTCATCAGCGATGATTGCGTAGCCTGCGGCAGCTGCGTAGATTCCTGTCCCAACGGAGCCATAGTGGAAGGTGAGGATAAGTTCGAGATAACCGAGGACTGCGTGGACTGCGGAGCCTGCGTGGATTCCTGCCCGGTCAACGCCATCAAGGAAGCTTGATTCATTTAAGCTCTCCGGCCTTTGTTTTTTAAGGCGCTTCCCCTGGGGATACAGGCTTTACCCTGTCAGTTGAAAAGCCCGCTCCCTTTTAAAGCGGAGGCGCCTTGATGCATCAACTCGAGAGGAATTACCTGACACTGAATCCACTGACGGTATACTGATTTTGTCCGGCACCGGTCTCACATTCTGTAAAAACCCTATGATTTATGGAGTCCAGCAGTGTCCTGCAGTGTCTAAAAATACTGCAGAGCATCCAATTTACCATTTGATTTGTCATGAAGATTTCCATCGCAGGGGAAACCCACCAACTAAAGCGCCTGCCGGTCCATGTGGCGGTGATCATGGACGGCAACGGGCGCTGGGCCAAAAAGCGCGGCCTGCCCCGGCTGGCCGGGCACCGGGCCGGTATGAGGTCGGTGAAGACCATCGTCAACGCCAGCGGCCAGATCGGCGTCAAATACCTGACGCTCTACGCCTTCTCGGTGGAGAACTGGCTGCGCCCCAGGGCCGAGGTTTCCGGCCTGATGAAGATCCTGCGGGAATACCTGGTCAAAGAAGTGGACGAGCTGGACACCAAGAGGGTGAAGATAATCACCACCGGCCGCACCGCCGACCTGGAGGACAATGCCCGCAGGATACTGGAGGACTCCATCGCCCGCACCAGGCACAACAAGGGGCTGGTGCTGAACCTGGCGCTTTCCTACGGCGGCCGGGCCGAATTGGTGGACGCCTTCAAAAAGATGTCGCATGACCTCTTTGCCCATAAGGTGCAGGCCGGGAAGATAGATGAGCAGTTGATCCAAAGATACCTGTACCACCCGGAGGTGCCGGACCCGGACCTGATCATCAGGACCTCGGGCGAGAGCCGGCTTTCCAACTTTCTGATCTGGCAGGCGGCCTATGCCGAGTATTATTTCACCGAAGTTCTGTGGCCGGATTTCGGGGAAGAGGACTTGTACCGGGCACTGGTGGAGTACCAGCAGAGGGAGAGAAGGTTCGGAAAGGTGTAGCTGAATTAATTTCTTAACGTCTAAAGGCTAAAAATTGGATATTTACCGTTAATAAATCGGGCTGATTTAGATGCAGTCCGATTTTTTCTTTTTTCTCAATAAATCTCTTGCAAACAAGGGGTTATATGTGGTATTTTTAAATGTTAAACTACTTAAAGGGATATAATGAAAAAAGCCATTTTTGCTCTATTCTTGCTATTGTCATTTGGTTCGCTTTGGGCCGAAGATTCCAAAGACTTGGACCTTAAACACTGGGCTTATCCGGTACTGCAGAGGTTCGAAGCCAGGGGCTGGCTGGTGCTTCCGGCCACACGGCCCTATAACTACGGCCAGGTCGCCGCTGTATTGGGTAAAATGAAGGAGGTCGTTTCCTCTAACCAGGTGACCCTTTCAACGGCCGACCAATACAACTGGGACAGGCTTTCCCAGGAGTTCCTGGCCGAACCCGCGAAACCCCGGCTGGTGGAAAAGGACCTGTTGTCCGTGGGCGACGAGAACCTGACATTCAATGCCGACGGGGCGCTTTGGCCCAGGGACGAGATCAGTAATTTAGGCGCTCCCCGCTATTCGCTGACCGGACAGGTGGATTTCGGCGGCAGTATCAAGGGGACAATGATCTTTGACCAGAGGCTGTCGTTCCTGGTGGAAAAGGAGAACGCCAAGGTGGAGAAGACCTCGGCCACCCAGACCGCCTGGCGGGGAGGAAAGTTAGTGATAGACTGGTCGTATTTCCGGGTCAAGCTGCCCTGGCTCTATGTCACATTGGGCCGGCAGCAGCACTGGTGGGGGCCGGGCCGGGTGGGCACCCTGCTGGTCTCGGACAACGCACCAGCTTTTGACGCCTTGAACCTCAAAGTTGATTACAAACGTGTCGGCCTGGAATCCTTCGCCGGGATACTGGGCACCGAGCAGCAGCGCTTCTTTTCCGGGCATCGGGCCACCTTCAGACTGTTCAAGAGCCTGGATCTGGGGGTTTCCGAAGTGGTGATCTACAAGGCCAAGAACATAGACCCGGTATACATCAATCCCCTGCTCCCGTTCTACGGTACCCAGTGGAACGAGCGGGAGGACGACAACGTGGTGTGGGCGGCCGATGCCGCCTGGAACGCCTTTAACGGCTGCAAGGTCTACGGCGAACTGCTGATGGATGATGTCCAGTACGAGCAGGACCCTCCGGCCCCTCAGAAACTGGGTTTTCTGGCCGGGTTCCACCTGGCCGACCCGCTGGGCCTGCCCGACACCGATGTCAAGATGGAATACGCCGGGAACCAGAAATGGGTCTACGGCCACCGCAGGTTCGCCAACCGCTATGCCGGCGGCGACAGCCTGAGCATCATCGGCCACTTTATCGGCACCGATGCCGACCTGTTTGACCTGAAGCTGGAACACAGATTACATCCCCGGTTCAACCTGGGTCTGGAGTACACGCTGGAACGGCACGGCCAGGGAAGCATCTCTGACAGCCTGATCTACGGGAACCAGATCATTTACGTTGACGGCGACCCGTATACCACCGGCGGGGTATTGGGAACAGACACGGTGGCCCTGAGCACTGGCTTTTTGACCGGAACCATCCAGCGGCGGGACCTTGGGGCTCTGTACTTCAGCTGGCAGCCCTGGCACTGGGTGGTCTTTGACGCCAAATTCTGGCTGGCTTATACCAAAGATCCCGGCAACCTGGCGGGACTGGGGTTCAATGACCGGGGAGCGGAGATAAGTTTAAAGCTGGATTACTGACCCCTCCCTTTGTCCCTCCCCGCTTCGGAGAGGGAAGGATTGAGTTTAGTGTTATTTTGTCGCCGGTGTAAATAAAAAATCATGTAAATCCTGTCAAAAAGAAACGTGCTAAATAAGATAACCGCTGCCATAAAACTATCCCGTCCCGGGAACGTGGCCATCACCGGACTTTCGGTGCTGGTGGGAACTTCAGGCTATGGGCTCAAAGCGCATGCCTCGGGTATCGTCATGGCGGTGGTCTCGGCCATGCTGATAGCCTCCGGGGGCAACAGCCTCAACGATTATTACGATCTTGAGATCGACAAGATCAACCGGCCCCAAAGACCATTGCCATCTGGTTTGCTCCAATATAGAACAGCAGTTTATCTGGGATCAGCTGAAATCATTTTGGGACTGGCCCTGGCTTATTTCATCGGCATCAAACCGTTGCTGCTGGCGCTGACAGTCTCAGTCCTGTTGTGGCTCTACGCCGCCCGGGGCAAAAGGATGGGGCTGTCCGGAAATCTGGCTGTGGCGCTGGTCTGCGGGCTGGCCTTTGTCTACGGCGGGCTGACAGTGGAGAATGTGGGGATCTCACTTTTCCCGGCCGGGTTCGCCTTTCTGATGCACCTGTCACGGGAGATCATCAAGGACGTTCAGGACCGGAGCGGGGACCTGTCGCAGGGCGCCAGGACCCTGCCCATAACCTGGGGGGCGGAGAGGTCACTTAAGCTGGCGGCGGCGGTGCTGATGGTCCTGATAACCCTGACCCCGGTCCCTTATCTGCTGGGCATTTACAACATCCGTTACCTGCTGGCCGTGATCCTGGGAGTGGACCTGATGCTGGCCATGATGATCATGAAACTTTTGACCGTCCCCCGGGACGAGGACCTGGCCCGGATAAGCTTTTTCATGAAGATAGTGATGCTGGTGGGGATCATGGCCATCAGCCTGGGACTTTAACCGAATGCAAATAGCAAATATAAAAAATCAAAAATTAAATACTTTAAGATTGAACTGATATTATGTCTATATTCCAAGCGCTGATACTGGGGCTGATCCAGGGGCTGACCGAATTCCTGCCGGTGTCCAGTTCCGGGCATCTGGCCCTGGCCGAAAGACTGTTCGGATTGTCCGGCGATAATTTGAGGTTCGAGGTCTTCGTGCACCTGGGGACGCTGCTGGCGGTGGTGATCTTCTTTCGCCTCAAGATATGGAAACTGATCAAGTCGGTCTTCACGGGGCGGATGTATTACCAGGAAGGCTGGCACTTCACCGACGACAACCTGCGGCTTTCCCTGCTGCTGATCCTGGCCACCATCCCGGCGGCCTTCATCGGCTACAAGTTTGACGACGTCATCGAGCAGGCCTTTGCCAGCCCCATAGCGGTCTCGGCCTTTCTGCTGGTCACCGGGACCATCCTGTTTTTGACCCGCTTTGTAAAAAGCCAAGAAGGGAAGATCAACTGGTGGCGGGCCCTGGTCATCGGCCTGGCCCAGGCGGTGGCCATACTGCCGGGAGTGTCGCGCTCGGGCAGCACCATTGCCGCCGGGATCTTCACCAGGATGAAACAGGAGAAGGCGGCCGAGTTCTCGTTCCTTTTGTCCATTCCCATCATCCTGGGGGCCGGGGTGGTCAAACTGAAGGACATGCTGGAGACCGGCCTGCCGTCCTCTGAGCTGTTAATGATCACAGTGGGGGCCATTGCCGCAGCATTGTCAGGTTACTGGGCCATCAAGGTAATGCTGCATCTTGTCAAAAAAGGCCGGCTGGAATATTTTGCCTATTACTGCTGGGCGGTGGGCTTGGCCGGCTTGGTTTGGTTTGCGTTAGTCAAGTAGTAGCGATCACTTATGTTCTTTTCTTTTTGTACCGCCAAAAAGCAAAGAACCAAAAGAAAAAGCTCGTCGCTTAAAACTCTCCGGGCCACGCTTACGCCCTGTCTACGCATAGCTTCTGCTGGCAAGCAGGGCTTCAGCGGGCCAGCGTTGCGCTTCTCGTTGCCGGCGGGCTTGTCTGAACTCGGGCTTTGGCCAAGCCCTCAAACAGACCAGACAAGCTTTTTCCGTCATCAACTGCGGTGCTCACTGATCGTTTTAATGCGACATACCAGGTGTGATGCCTGTTTATTAGCCGATATCCGTAACTAAAATTAATGCAATCTGCGTGTGTCATTCGGTTGACGCTCATGACGACGTCTGCGAAATCTGCGGATTGAAAAATGAAATAAATAATAAATGAAAAAACAAAAAACAAATCCGCTGAAGATAGGGCTTCTGATAATAGCCGGCGCCCTGATCGCCGTGGCCATCACCGGGGCTTTTTACCGGACCAACGACCCCGAACCGGCGGCATGGCCGACCACTCCCGGGATCCTTTGGGCACTGATCCTATCAGCGGTTTACGCGACCCTGATCTGGCGGACCGTCAGCCGGGAGAGCCGCCAGCGCTGGCAGCTGTGGACCCTGCTGCTGCTGACCGCCGTCACCGTCATGGCCGTGCAGCAGACAGGGGGCTTGAACTCACCCTGGCTGTTCACCTATCTCCTTCTGACCCTGCTGGCGCTTTACCGGGCTGAGGAGAAATGGCAGCTCCTGGCCCCGGCCATCCTGCTGCTGACCGAGGGCGGATCCGCCTGGTTCCATCAGATGATCCCGGGACCGGCCCTGTACCGGCTGGGCGGGCTGCTGCTGTTCCTGGTCTCGGCTTTTACAGTGGGCAGGCTTTTGCTGAAGCGCAGTTTCTCGCCGGCCCAAAACCAGGAGGATGAACCGGAGCGGGAGGCCCTTGTCCCGTCATCAGAACTGAAGAACGACCTGCAGTCCCTGGCCTCGCTGATGCACGCCAGCCTGGGCGCCAAGACGGCCGCCTTTTTCCGGCTGGACCCTTCGGCCAATTACCTTAAACTAGCGGCCTGCCGCAGCTACAGCGCCGAGATCATCAAGGAAGCGGCTCTGGACGCCCAGAAGGGGATTTTGGGCTGGGTGGTCAAGGAAAAACAGGCCCTGCTCTATCCGGTCTTTTCCAAGGATTCCAAGGACCTGGGATATTACGCCAGGTCCGAGCCGCTCAGATCCCTTCTGGCCGTGCCCATCATCATGGAGAACCGGGTGGAGGGGATCGCAGTGGCCGACAGCGAGGATGAGAACCATTTCAACGAAGGTTCCAAGGCCCTGCTGGCCGGCTTCGCCGAGGAGGCGGCCCGGCTGATGATCCTCCACCAGAGCCATTCGGCCCTGGGGCTGGAGGGGGAGCGGCTTAAGGAATGGAACCGCTACCTGGAGCAGATGGCCAACCGGCTGAGGGTGGACGAGGTGATAGAGATCATGGGAAAGCTGATCCCCGAGCTGGTTCCCTGCGACCACCTGGTACTGCTGCAGGTGCCGGAGTCCGGCGATATCTGCCGGGTGCTGCTGGCCGAGCCGGCCGCCGCCGGGTTCCCGGCCCCGGGGACGGAACTGGACATCTCCGGCACCTTATGCGAACAGACTGTGCGCATCCTGGAATGGCGCAAGGTGGACGATTTTTACCGCCGCTCGCTGGGCCTGTTCCGGTTCAGCCGGGAGGAGAGGCAGGACCACGGGTTCCGCTCGGTGCTGGCCGCGCCGTTGACATACGAAGGTGTCTGCCATTACATCCTGGTGCTGGAAAGCCGCAAACCATACGCCTTTGAGGCCGAGGCCGAGACCCTGCATATTCTTTTAAGCCAGTTCTCGCTGGCCCTGCGCAGCGCGGCCCTCTACCAGGAGAAGGAGCAGATGGCCATCCGCGACGGCCTGACGGGGCTGGCCAACCACCGCCGTTTCCAGGATTACCTGGCCGAGACCCTGGCCAAGTCAGACGGCAAGCCGGTGGGGGTGGCGCTTTTCGATATCGACTTCTTTAAAAAGCTTAACGACAATTACGGGCACCCCATCGGCGACGCGGTGCTTAAGGAAGTGGCGGCCCGGCTGAAGGCCAACATTTCCAAGTATGACTTCGTGGCCCGCTACGGCGGGGAGGAGTTCATAGCGGTGTGGCCGGGCAGGACCGACAAGGAGGCCGAGGTCCTGGCCGAAGGGTTGAGGCAGGCCATCGGGAACGAAAAATTCTCCACCACCGCCGGGGAACTGCCGGTGACGGTAAGCCTGGGAGTGGCCTCGTATCCCCAGGATTCCAACAACAAGCCGGATCTGATCAAGGCCGCCGACGAGGCGCTGTATGCAGCCAAGAAGGCGGGGAGGAACCGGGTGGTGAGATACGTGAACATTACAAAAGAAACCAGTAAACAATAGCAAATAATTGTTGTGTCATTATGATAAAGCATATGCTGATAGTTTATTTTAGAGGATAGAATGAAGAAAATAAAATATTTCATATTTAAACATATGCATGCAATTGCATTACTTATATGTAGCTTCACCCTTTTATGGTTAATACAACAGAAACCTTTAAAGTATTATGGTTTATGGATTTTGTGGCTGATTCAAGTTATTGTTTTGTTTCGCAATATAAATACATTTGGTAAAAAACGTAAGGGTGTGTTTGCTGATTATGACGATAAAACAAACAGGCCAATAAAAGTAAGGGCTTACGATGAGTACAATGTTGCTAATCTAATAGATTTAATAAAGGCAAGAATAAAGCTTATTAACCATTGTAAAACCTCCTATATCTTAGGTATCAATGGGGCTTGGGGCATTGGTAAAACAAGCATTATAAATATTGTTGAAACTGAATTAAGTAAAATATCGAAAGATTATATATTCATACACTTCAACCCATGGCATTGGAGCGGAGCTACACCAGAAACTTTAGTTAAAGCCTTAAAAGAGGCATTCGCCGAAGGGAATTATGCCAATGCAGATATAAGTGAATATTTTGATAAAATAATTGAAATATATGAGAAGGAAACAATATATACAAAGTTATTAAGTTTACTTAAAAAACGCGATACATTTGAAAATATCAAGGAAAATATAAAAACAAATATTAAAAATAAATATATTATTATTGTTGACGATCTTGACCGTTGCACTGATGAAGAATTAAGCTGTGTATTTAATTTATTAAGAGAATTTCTAAATTGGCCAAATATAATAGTTGTGCTTTGCTACGATAAAACCAGGATACAAGCAAGCAATATCGAGCTGGAAAAATTAATTGACAATGAAGTTACAATACATATTGAAAAAAGCGAAATAAGGGAGACTTTTATAAAAAAATTATCGGAAATTAATCCATTAACAGAGGTTGAACAAAGTGAACTATTAAAATGTACAACATGGGTTGATACGCCAAGAAAGATAAAGTCAGTATTAATCGATGTTCAAGCATTATGGGATGGTTTAAAAGATAAATTATATTTCCCTCATTTTGTGTCAATAACTGTATTAAATAAGGAAAATAAATACATTTACGAAATATTTGCAAATAATTTGGAAATATTTAATGATATACCCTTTAGCAAAAAAGAACAATTTAATAATATATTAGTTCGGACGGACGATGACATAAACAC includes the following:
- a CDS encoding elongation factor Ts, which encodes MSFTAEDVKKLREKTGVGMMVCKEALTSSNGNVEEAVEYLRKKGLAMAEKKAGRATADGLIGIEIASDGKTAVMIEVNCETDFVAKTEQFKGLVKSLAQWALGQNKETLTAADLAPEQLEQVKLTVAKVGENCQFKRGEKIHSQTGLVEGYLHLGSKLGVLVELDGGNSPEVKALARDLAMQVAASSPQWLSRKQVPAEVLEKEKAIYQEQVRGAGKPENVVEKIVNGKIEKFYSEVCLVEQAYVKDPQKSVEATVKETAAKAGAALEVKRFIRFRLGE
- a CDS encoding diguanylate cyclase, coding for MKKQKTNPLKIGLLIIAGALIAVAITGAFYRTNDPEPAAWPTTPGILWALILSAVYATLIWRTVSRESRQRWQLWTLLLLTAVTVMAVQQTGGLNSPWLFTYLLLTLLALYRAEEKWQLLAPAILLLTEGGSAWFHQMIPGPALYRLGGLLLFLVSAFTVGRLLLKRSFSPAQNQEDEPEREALVPSSELKNDLQSLASLMHASLGAKTAAFFRLDPSANYLKLAACRSYSAEIIKEAALDAQKGILGWVVKEKQALLYPVFSKDSKDLGYYARSEPLRSLLAVPIIMENRVEGIAVADSEDENHFNEGSKALLAGFAEEAARLMILHQSHSALGLEGERLKEWNRYLEQMANRLRVDEVIEIMGKLIPELVPCDHLVLLQVPESGDICRVLLAEPAAAGFPAPGTELDISGTLCEQTVRILEWRKVDDFYRRSLGLFRFSREERQDHGFRSVLAAPLTYEGVCHYILVLESRKPYAFEAEAETLHILLSQFSLALRSAALYQEKEQMAIRDGLTGLANHRRFQDYLAETLAKSDGKPVGVALFDIDFFKKLNDNYGHPIGDAVLKEVAARLKANISKYDFVARYGGEEFIAVWPGRTDKEAEVLAEGLRQAIGNEKFSTTAGELPVTVSLGVASYPQDSNNKPDLIKAADEALYAAKKAGRNRVVRYVNITKETSKQ
- a CDS encoding geranylgeranylglycerol-phosphate geranylgeranyltransferase, which encodes MLNKITAAIKLSRPGNVAITGLSVLVGTSGYGLKAHASGIVMAVVSAMLIASGGNSLNDYYDLEIDKINRPQRPLPSGLLQYRTAVYLGSAEIILGLALAYFIGIKPLLLALTVSVLLWLYAARGKRMGLSGNLAVALVCGLAFVYGGLTVENVGISLFPAGFAFLMHLSREIIKDVQDRSGDLSQGARTLPITWGAERSLKLAAAVLMVLITLTPVPYLLGIYNIRYLLAVILGVDLMLAMMIMKLLTVPRDEDLARISFFMKIVMLVGIMAISLGL
- a CDS encoding undecaprenyl-diphosphate phosphatase, which produces MSIFQALILGLIQGLTEFLPVSSSGHLALAERLFGLSGDNLRFEVFVHLGTLLAVVIFFRLKIWKLIKSVFTGRMYYQEGWHFTDDNLRLSLLLILATIPAAFIGYKFDDVIEQAFASPIAVSAFLLVTGTILFLTRFVKSQEGKINWWRALVIGLAQAVAILPGVSRSGSTIAAGIFTRMKQEKAAEFSFLLSIPIILGAGVVKLKDMLETGLPSSELLMITVGAIAAALSGYWAIKVMLHLVKKGRLEYFAYYCWAVGLAGLVWFALVK
- the frr gene encoding ribosome recycling factor, which codes for MLQKVYQDLGHKMDKAAEVLKNEFAGIRTGRANPALLDGIKVLCYGALTPLNQVAGISVPESRLLLIQPWDKSVLGEIEKAILKSDLGLTPANDGKVIRLPIPTLTEERRHDLVKVVKKMAEESRVAVRNIRRESNEEVKKLEKDKKISEDESKTAHDKIQEMTDKHIAQLEELLKKKEKEIMEV
- a CDS encoding UMP kinase, which codes for MEKALKYQRILLKLSGETLGGAAGQGLDIPSVERIAGEVLSVKELGISVGVVIGGGNLMRGGCLKNDSIPRVTADNIGMLGTVINSLALQSMLEHLGCQTRVMTAVDMPKFAEPFIRRRALRHLDKGRVVIMAAGTGNPYFSTDTAAALRAVEIGAQAIFKGTKVDGVYDCDPLKNNKAVRYDSLSYEKVLADQLKVMDATAVSLCRENSMPIIVFNLNHPGTLKKILLGENLGTTVKE
- a CDS encoding 4Fe-4S binding protein, producing the protein MPFVISDDCVACGSCVDSCPNGAIVEGEDKFEITEDCVDCGACVDSCPVNAIKEA
- the rpsB gene encoding 30S ribosomal protein S2 → MANYTIKDLLEAGVHFGHQAPRWNPKMKKFIFDERDGIHIIDLQKTMKCLETSLNTISKLAEQGEEFMFVGTKKQAADVIREEAMRCQMHYVAERWLGGLLTNFATIQKSIRRLKDLDKLSEANFAGYTKKEILGLEREQKKLETVLCGVKEMHRLPGVVFVVDCKKEKLAIAEATRLEVPVVAMVDTNVDPDGITYPIPANDDALRSIKLITALVADAIIDGRARFQKEQEAHHQSAAEGKEAPGGAAAPKRHLSDRRPPRPQTGRSNDGRGGDNRGSGPRRDGQSSPGRGGSGPRTGGAHSPKPVAHASHKAEEKK
- a CDS encoding isoprenyl transferase; protein product: MKISIAGETHQLKRLPVHVAVIMDGNGRWAKKRGLPRLAGHRAGMRSVKTIVNASGQIGVKYLTLYAFSVENWLRPRAEVSGLMKILREYLVKEVDELDTKRVKIITTGRTADLEDNARRILEDSIARTRHNKGLVLNLALSYGGRAELVDAFKKMSHDLFAHKVQAGKIDEQLIQRYLYHPEVPDPDLIIRTSGESRLSNFLIWQAAYAEYYFTEVLWPDFGEEDLYRALVEYQQRERRFGKV